From a region of the Hemibagrus wyckioides isolate EC202008001 linkage group LG14, SWU_Hwy_1.0, whole genome shotgun sequence genome:
- the nfat5a gene encoding nuclear factor of activated T-cells 5a isoform X2: MSQKSGGEAGPLPSAAVASDAATACVVSSSPGGHSSASSCPSMHCATSAPEQSSRLHCLPVEVLGAEPGSASGISGTAGNDGVGAAAHQSQMTPSKRRTVLNISPPPEDLLDDSRMSCQDEVTLNPDSEQSGSIWMDDSVSNFSMLSSTSYNDNTEVPRKSCKRTPRQRPGQKPVARDESTMDVFDADSAKAPHFVLSQLGSEGKASLKGSTLEVAGSQKGGILSTQYPQKSEGKELKILVQPETQHRARYLTEGSRGSVKDRTQQGFPTVKLEGVNEPVVLQVFVANDAGRVKPHGFYQACRVTGRNTTACKEVDIEGTTVIEVNLEPSNSMTLAVDCVGILKLRNADVEARIGVAGSKKKSTRARLAFRVNIPRPDGSVLTLQTLSSPILCTQPAGVPEILKKSLHKCAVTGGEEVFIIGKNFLKGTKVIFQEISTDDGSWQAEAEIDMELFHQNHLVVKVPPYHDPTVTSPVSVGISVLTNAGRTHELQPFTYTPLPEKVDVPVKSELSVTAKPCTFEEQINAMQTGTNSLNSTLMAPMISIVKREEVTPMEISTNSTTSSIFKPAEVLNSDQQILEITTILPTSSKSFPSPVPLTSVDPQQSVPTMFVPPEPLTTIQKQDIPATPSFQVSLSEDTTVLQPVPPQVPQQFLRETPETLSPEDDSPDGTGMVVVGMESRPPPSQPPQVQTILPQDEVAQLERAVRELQEQQQLNSVLYDSNPSAENLQQHVQENMNSLRLGGNENTLTNQQQQQQEHNILQNLQQQHQNALVDLQHQQTVLNNLQQQQTVLENFQQQTLGNLQQQSHQKVLENLQHQKVLENIQQQNSLVNIQHQNVLDNLQQHQQNLEKLQQEQQHQEVLENLQKQLQTELLQPQIPMQCTPSFPVVQQDQMSEHQTTTQIDGSLSQPSDSFLQNSSPQPQQQTLFQQAGGLLTIQTSSFLQQSPSQTSPPQQLFQSHTPLTDTQEPQTGLFGTSKATPVQPALFSNTVTMLTSTNISSEQQAPSATLFISQGVLHSQITSNNSPNQQQQQIAFLTPMETSSSATQSVSLFPGQPQLSTPMEQHSSQSQQMPTPQQASLFQNISTISQSPGQQQPQPGLLFCATPVNPQDLPQTLLFSTQNQGPISGNPLPQNIFQDQQPMQVVPSPGNITTDNSTSQPTVSPSQSTQSPQILFPQARVVSVSPQDSAEPMSFQDESSVVGHSSTGMPTTQPGLFQDQQPMQVVPSASSCASVPSTDQGTVNIFLPQAAISALQSGVGSQELPQNATATAIFSGQGGVAIGGLQSSTATSSQQAPESLFQTSLGGTLNQPGQPGQTGLFIFEIPTECSPLLTPPGPTLPDQLVTMAHPRSDHNQNQLQTSAQIHSLLDQSNNLSEKIDELLEQFEEQGKTLPRDFLEQ; the protein is encoded by the exons ATGAGTCAGAAGAGTGGTGGGGAGGCAGGCCCTCTTCCCTCTGCTGCCGTGGCCTCAG ATGCAGCCACCGCCTGTGTTGTCTCATCCTCCCCTGGAGGGCACAGCAGTGCTTCTTCCTGTCCCAGCATGCACTGTGCTACTTCAGCTCCAGAGCAGTCTTCCAGGCTCCACTGTCTCCCTGTCGAGGTGCTGGGAGCGGAGCCTGGTTCAGCTTCCGGCATCAGTGGGACTGCTGGGAACGATGGTGTCGGAGCAGCAGCCCATCAGAGCCAGATGACGCCCTCAAAGCGACGCACTGTACTAAACATCTCGCCGCCTCCAGAAGACCTGCTTGACGACAGCCGCATGTCCTGCCAGGACGAGGTAACGCTCAACCCAGACTCTGAGCAGAGCGGCAGCATATGGATGGACGACTCCGTATCAAACTTTAGCATGCTGAGCAGCACTTCATATAACGACAACACTGAGGTTCCTCGGAAATCCTGCAAGCGAACACCACGCCAGAGGCCGGGCCAGAAGCCTGTAGCCAGGGATGAATCGACCATGGATGTGTTCGATGCTGACAGTGCTAAAGCTCCACACTTTGTACTTTCACAACTCGGCTCTGAAGGAAAGGCCAGTCTCAAAGGGAG CACCCTGGAGGTGGCTGGCAGCCAGAAAGGTGGAATTCTTTCAACACAGTACCCACAAAAGAGTGAGGGGAAAGAGCTAAAGATTCTGGTGCAGCCTGAGACCCAACACCGAGCACGATACCTCACAGAGGGCAGCAGAGGATCTGTCAAAGACCGCACACAGCAAGGCTTCCCCACGGTCAAA TTAGAAGGTGTGAATGAACCAGTTGTTCTCCAAGTGTTTGTGGCTAATGATGCCGGACGCGTAAAACCTCACGGCTTCTATCAAGCATGCAGAGTGACGGGACGCAACACGACTGCCTGTAAAGAGGTGGATATCGAAGGCACCACGGTTATTGAAGTGAACCTTGAGCCAAGCAACTCCATGACTTTAGC AGTGGATTGTGTCGGGATACTGAAATTGAGGAATGCAGATGTTGAAGCCCGAATAGGAGTGGCTGGCTCTAAAAAGAAAAGCACCCGGGCTCGTTTAGCATTCAGGGTTAACATCCCCAGACCGGATGGCTCTGTCCTCACCCTGCAGACCCTTTCTTCACCCATCCTCTGTA CTCAACCTGCTGGAGTGCCTGAAATTCTCAAAAAGAGTCTTCATAAATGCGCAGTGACTGGAGGAGAGGAGGTCTTTATTATTGGCAAAAACTTCCTTAAGGGAACCAAAGTTATTTTTCAGGAAATTTCCACAG ATGATGGCTCGTGGCAGGCTGAAGCAGAGATTGACATGGAACTTTTCCATCAA AATCACCTAGTGGTAAAGGTGCCTCCTTATCATGACCCGACAGTGACCTCACCCGTATCAGTTGGAATCTCTGTGTTAACAAATGCAGGAAGGACACATGAACTACAGCCTTTCACCTATACTCCTCTGCCAG AAAAAGTTGATGTTCCCGTGAAGTCCGAATTGTCAGTAACGGCAAAGCCTTGCACTTTTGAAGAGCAGATAAATG CAATGCAAACTGGCACCAATAGTCTTAACAGTACCTTGATGGCTCCGATGATATCCATAGTCAAAAGGGAAGAAGTAACTCCGATGGAAATCTCTACCAACTCGACGACATCCAGCATTTTTAAG CCTGCAGAGGTCCTCAATTCAGACCAACAGATTTTGGAAATTACCACCATTCTTCCTACAAGTAGCAAATCCTTTCCTAGCCCTGTGCCTCTAACATCTGTTGACCCTCAACAATCGGTGCCCACAATGTTTGTACCTCCAGAGCCACTAACAACAATTCAGAAACAGGATATCCCCGCTACTCCGTCCTTTCAAGTCTCCTTGTCAGAAGACACCACAGTTCTTCAGCCTGTGCCCCCACAGGTTCCTCAGCAGTTCTTGAGGGAAACCCCTGAGACTTTGTCTCCGGAAGACGACAGTCCAGACGGCACAGGAATGGTGGTAGTGGGGATGGAATCTAGGCCTCCCCCGTCCCAACCACCCCAGGTTCAGACCATTTTGCCTCAGGATGAGGTAGCACAGCTGGAAAGAGCTGTTAGGGAATTGCAAGAACAGCAGCAACTGAATTCAGTGCTTTATGATTCAAACCCCTCTGCTGAAAACCTCCAGCAACACGTGCAGGAAAACATGAACAGTTTAAGGCTGGGAGGCAATGAGAACACTTTGACCaatcaacagcagcagcaacaagaACATAATATATTGCAGAatctgcagcagcagcatcagaaTGCTCTAGTTGATCTGCAGCATCAACAGACAGTCCTAAACAATTTGCAGCAGCAACAAACTGTTTTGGAGAACTTCCAGCAACAAACTCTTGGAAATCTGCAACAACAGTCACATCAGAAAGTTTTGGAAAACCTGCAGCACCAGAAGGTTCTTGAGAACATTCAGCAACAAAACTCTTTGGTAAATATTCAGCATCAGAATGTACTTGACAATCTGCAACAGCATCAGCAGAATCTCGAGAAACTTCAACAAGAGCAACAACATCAAGAGGTCTTGGAAAACTTGCAGAAACAGTTACAGACGGAACTCTTACAGCCACAGATTCCCATGCAGTGCACACCGAGTTTCCCTGTAGTACAACAGGATCAAATGTCTGAGCATCAAACCACCACGCAGATAGATGGCTCTTTGTCACAGCCATCTGATAGTTTTCTCCAGAATTCCTCCCCACAGCCACAGCAGCAAACACTTTTTCAACAGGCTGGGGGGCTACTGACTATTCAGACATCTAGCTTTCTTCAGCAGTCACCTTCCCAAACCTCGCCTCCACAGCAGCTGTTTCAGAGTCACACACCTCTTACTGACACACAGGAACCACAAACAGGGCTCTTTGGCACTTCTAAAGCTACCCCGGTCCAACCTGCTTTATTTTCCAATACAGTGACCATGCTGACAAGCACTAACATATCTTCAGAGCAGCAGGCTCCCTCCGCTACCCTGTTCATTTCTCAGGGTGTACTGCACAGCCAGATAACGTCTAATAATTCCCCAaatcaacaacagcaacaaataGCTTTTCTCACCCCGATGGAAACGTCATCTTCAGCAACCCAATCGGTGTCACTTTTTCCGGGACAGCCCCAGTTGTCCACTCCAATGGAACAGCATTCTTCACAGTCTCAGCAAATGCCAACACCGCAGCAAGCTTCCCTATTCCAGAATATCTCTACCATATCCCAAAGTCCGGGCCAGCAGCAACCACAGCCTGGCTTACTGTTCTGTGCTACTCCTGTTAATCCTCAAGACCTCCCTCAGACCCTTTTGTTCAGTACCCAGAACCAAGGTCCGATAAGTGGCAACCCACTGCCCCAAAATATCTTTCAAGACCAGCAACCCATGCAGGTGGTCCCAAGCCCTGGGAATATAACAACGGACAACTCAACAAGTCAGCCTACAGTCTCTCCATCACAGTCAACACAAAGTCCACAGATTCTTTTTCCCCAAGCCCGTGTGGTGTCCGTGTCTCCGCAAGATTCAGCCGAGCCCATGTCTTTTCAAGACGAGTCCTCTGTTGTGGGTCACTCGTCTACCGGTATGCCTACAACCCAGCCTGGACTCTTTCAGGACCAGCAACCTATGCAGGTTGTCCCAAGTGCTAGCAGCTGTGCCTCTGTCCCCTCCACAGACCAGGGCACTGTTAATATTTTTTTGCCACAGGCAGCCATTTCTGCACTCCAAAGTGGTGTAGGAAGTCAAGAGTTACCTCAGAATGCTACAGCAACTGCCATTTTTAGTGGGCAGGGTGGAGTGGCAATTGGAGGGTTGCAGAGCTCCACTGCCACATCCAGTCAACAGGCTCCAGAGTCACTTTTTCAGACATCTTTAGGGGGAACCCTCAACCAGCCTGGACAACCAGGACAAACAGGcctatttatttttgaaatccCCACTG AATGCAGTCCGTTATTAACCCCTCCTGGTCCCACGTTGCCGGACCAGCTTGTCACCATGGCGCATCCCAGATCGGATCACAACCAGAACCAGCTTCAGACCAGTGCACAGATACATAGTTTACTAGACCAGTCCAACAACCTCAGCGAGAAGATCGATGAACTACTCGAGCAGTTTGAGGAACAAGGGAAGACGCTTCCCAGGGACTTCTTAGAACAGTAA
- the nfat5a gene encoding nuclear factor of activated T-cells 5a isoform X1, translating into MPSDFIALLSTDIDLNSPKSLYSKESVYDLLPKELQLPLASQDSHNMSQKSGGEAGPLPSAAVASDAATACVVSSSPGGHSSASSCPSMHCATSAPEQSSRLHCLPVEVLGAEPGSASGISGTAGNDGVGAAAHQSQMTPSKRRTVLNISPPPEDLLDDSRMSCQDEVTLNPDSEQSGSIWMDDSVSNFSMLSSTSYNDNTEVPRKSCKRTPRQRPGQKPVARDESTMDVFDADSAKAPHFVLSQLGSEGKASLKGSTLEVAGSQKGGILSTQYPQKSEGKELKILVQPETQHRARYLTEGSRGSVKDRTQQGFPTVKLEGVNEPVVLQVFVANDAGRVKPHGFYQACRVTGRNTTACKEVDIEGTTVIEVNLEPSNSMTLAVDCVGILKLRNADVEARIGVAGSKKKSTRARLAFRVNIPRPDGSVLTLQTLSSPILCTQPAGVPEILKKSLHKCAVTGGEEVFIIGKNFLKGTKVIFQEISTDDGSWQAEAEIDMELFHQNHLVVKVPPYHDPTVTSPVSVGISVLTNAGRTHELQPFTYTPLPEKVDVPVKSELSVTAKPCTFEEQINAMQTGTNSLNSTLMAPMISIVKREEVTPMEISTNSTTSSIFKPAEVLNSDQQILEITTILPTSSKSFPSPVPLTSVDPQQSVPTMFVPPEPLTTIQKQDIPATPSFQVSLSEDTTVLQPVPPQVPQQFLRETPETLSPEDDSPDGTGMVVVGMESRPPPSQPPQVQTILPQDEVAQLERAVRELQEQQQLNSVLYDSNPSAENLQQHVQENMNSLRLGGNENTLTNQQQQQQEHNILQNLQQQHQNALVDLQHQQTVLNNLQQQQTVLENFQQQTLGNLQQQSHQKVLENLQHQKVLENIQQQNSLVNIQHQNVLDNLQQHQQNLEKLQQEQQHQEVLENLQKQLQTELLQPQIPMQCTPSFPVVQQDQMSEHQTTTQIDGSLSQPSDSFLQNSSPQPQQQTLFQQAGGLLTIQTSSFLQQSPSQTSPPQQLFQSHTPLTDTQEPQTGLFGTSKATPVQPALFSNTVTMLTSTNISSEQQAPSATLFISQGVLHSQITSNNSPNQQQQQIAFLTPMETSSSATQSVSLFPGQPQLSTPMEQHSSQSQQMPTPQQASLFQNISTISQSPGQQQPQPGLLFCATPVNPQDLPQTLLFSTQNQGPISGNPLPQNIFQDQQPMQVVPSPGNITTDNSTSQPTVSPSQSTQSPQILFPQARVVSVSPQDSAEPMSFQDESSVVGHSSTGMPTTQPGLFQDQQPMQVVPSASSCASVPSTDQGTVNIFLPQAAISALQSGVGSQELPQNATATAIFSGQGGVAIGGLQSSTATSSQQAPESLFQTSLGGTLNQPGQPGQTGLFIFEIPTECSPLLTPPGPTLPDQLVTMAHPRSDHNQNQLQTSAQIHSLLDQSNNLSEKIDELLEQFEEQGKTLPRDFLEQ; encoded by the exons ATGCCCTCTGATTTCATAGCTCTTCTAAGCACGGATATCGACCTCAATTCACCCAAATCTTTGTATTCCAAAG AGTCAGTGTATGACCTCCTGCCTAAAGAACTTCAGCTTCCTCTAGCCTCACAGGACAGCCACAACATGAGTCAGAAGAGTGGTGGGGAGGCAGGCCCTCTTCCCTCTGCTGCCGTGGCCTCAG ATGCAGCCACCGCCTGTGTTGTCTCATCCTCCCCTGGAGGGCACAGCAGTGCTTCTTCCTGTCCCAGCATGCACTGTGCTACTTCAGCTCCAGAGCAGTCTTCCAGGCTCCACTGTCTCCCTGTCGAGGTGCTGGGAGCGGAGCCTGGTTCAGCTTCCGGCATCAGTGGGACTGCTGGGAACGATGGTGTCGGAGCAGCAGCCCATCAGAGCCAGATGACGCCCTCAAAGCGACGCACTGTACTAAACATCTCGCCGCCTCCAGAAGACCTGCTTGACGACAGCCGCATGTCCTGCCAGGACGAGGTAACGCTCAACCCAGACTCTGAGCAGAGCGGCAGCATATGGATGGACGACTCCGTATCAAACTTTAGCATGCTGAGCAGCACTTCATATAACGACAACACTGAGGTTCCTCGGAAATCCTGCAAGCGAACACCACGCCAGAGGCCGGGCCAGAAGCCTGTAGCCAGGGATGAATCGACCATGGATGTGTTCGATGCTGACAGTGCTAAAGCTCCACACTTTGTACTTTCACAACTCGGCTCTGAAGGAAAGGCCAGTCTCAAAGGGAG CACCCTGGAGGTGGCTGGCAGCCAGAAAGGTGGAATTCTTTCAACACAGTACCCACAAAAGAGTGAGGGGAAAGAGCTAAAGATTCTGGTGCAGCCTGAGACCCAACACCGAGCACGATACCTCACAGAGGGCAGCAGAGGATCTGTCAAAGACCGCACACAGCAAGGCTTCCCCACGGTCAAA TTAGAAGGTGTGAATGAACCAGTTGTTCTCCAAGTGTTTGTGGCTAATGATGCCGGACGCGTAAAACCTCACGGCTTCTATCAAGCATGCAGAGTGACGGGACGCAACACGACTGCCTGTAAAGAGGTGGATATCGAAGGCACCACGGTTATTGAAGTGAACCTTGAGCCAAGCAACTCCATGACTTTAGC AGTGGATTGTGTCGGGATACTGAAATTGAGGAATGCAGATGTTGAAGCCCGAATAGGAGTGGCTGGCTCTAAAAAGAAAAGCACCCGGGCTCGTTTAGCATTCAGGGTTAACATCCCCAGACCGGATGGCTCTGTCCTCACCCTGCAGACCCTTTCTTCACCCATCCTCTGTA CTCAACCTGCTGGAGTGCCTGAAATTCTCAAAAAGAGTCTTCATAAATGCGCAGTGACTGGAGGAGAGGAGGTCTTTATTATTGGCAAAAACTTCCTTAAGGGAACCAAAGTTATTTTTCAGGAAATTTCCACAG ATGATGGCTCGTGGCAGGCTGAAGCAGAGATTGACATGGAACTTTTCCATCAA AATCACCTAGTGGTAAAGGTGCCTCCTTATCATGACCCGACAGTGACCTCACCCGTATCAGTTGGAATCTCTGTGTTAACAAATGCAGGAAGGACACATGAACTACAGCCTTTCACCTATACTCCTCTGCCAG AAAAAGTTGATGTTCCCGTGAAGTCCGAATTGTCAGTAACGGCAAAGCCTTGCACTTTTGAAGAGCAGATAAATG CAATGCAAACTGGCACCAATAGTCTTAACAGTACCTTGATGGCTCCGATGATATCCATAGTCAAAAGGGAAGAAGTAACTCCGATGGAAATCTCTACCAACTCGACGACATCCAGCATTTTTAAG CCTGCAGAGGTCCTCAATTCAGACCAACAGATTTTGGAAATTACCACCATTCTTCCTACAAGTAGCAAATCCTTTCCTAGCCCTGTGCCTCTAACATCTGTTGACCCTCAACAATCGGTGCCCACAATGTTTGTACCTCCAGAGCCACTAACAACAATTCAGAAACAGGATATCCCCGCTACTCCGTCCTTTCAAGTCTCCTTGTCAGAAGACACCACAGTTCTTCAGCCTGTGCCCCCACAGGTTCCTCAGCAGTTCTTGAGGGAAACCCCTGAGACTTTGTCTCCGGAAGACGACAGTCCAGACGGCACAGGAATGGTGGTAGTGGGGATGGAATCTAGGCCTCCCCCGTCCCAACCACCCCAGGTTCAGACCATTTTGCCTCAGGATGAGGTAGCACAGCTGGAAAGAGCTGTTAGGGAATTGCAAGAACAGCAGCAACTGAATTCAGTGCTTTATGATTCAAACCCCTCTGCTGAAAACCTCCAGCAACACGTGCAGGAAAACATGAACAGTTTAAGGCTGGGAGGCAATGAGAACACTTTGACCaatcaacagcagcagcaacaagaACATAATATATTGCAGAatctgcagcagcagcatcagaaTGCTCTAGTTGATCTGCAGCATCAACAGACAGTCCTAAACAATTTGCAGCAGCAACAAACTGTTTTGGAGAACTTCCAGCAACAAACTCTTGGAAATCTGCAACAACAGTCACATCAGAAAGTTTTGGAAAACCTGCAGCACCAGAAGGTTCTTGAGAACATTCAGCAACAAAACTCTTTGGTAAATATTCAGCATCAGAATGTACTTGACAATCTGCAACAGCATCAGCAGAATCTCGAGAAACTTCAACAAGAGCAACAACATCAAGAGGTCTTGGAAAACTTGCAGAAACAGTTACAGACGGAACTCTTACAGCCACAGATTCCCATGCAGTGCACACCGAGTTTCCCTGTAGTACAACAGGATCAAATGTCTGAGCATCAAACCACCACGCAGATAGATGGCTCTTTGTCACAGCCATCTGATAGTTTTCTCCAGAATTCCTCCCCACAGCCACAGCAGCAAACACTTTTTCAACAGGCTGGGGGGCTACTGACTATTCAGACATCTAGCTTTCTTCAGCAGTCACCTTCCCAAACCTCGCCTCCACAGCAGCTGTTTCAGAGTCACACACCTCTTACTGACACACAGGAACCACAAACAGGGCTCTTTGGCACTTCTAAAGCTACCCCGGTCCAACCTGCTTTATTTTCCAATACAGTGACCATGCTGACAAGCACTAACATATCTTCAGAGCAGCAGGCTCCCTCCGCTACCCTGTTCATTTCTCAGGGTGTACTGCACAGCCAGATAACGTCTAATAATTCCCCAaatcaacaacagcaacaaataGCTTTTCTCACCCCGATGGAAACGTCATCTTCAGCAACCCAATCGGTGTCACTTTTTCCGGGACAGCCCCAGTTGTCCACTCCAATGGAACAGCATTCTTCACAGTCTCAGCAAATGCCAACACCGCAGCAAGCTTCCCTATTCCAGAATATCTCTACCATATCCCAAAGTCCGGGCCAGCAGCAACCACAGCCTGGCTTACTGTTCTGTGCTACTCCTGTTAATCCTCAAGACCTCCCTCAGACCCTTTTGTTCAGTACCCAGAACCAAGGTCCGATAAGTGGCAACCCACTGCCCCAAAATATCTTTCAAGACCAGCAACCCATGCAGGTGGTCCCAAGCCCTGGGAATATAACAACGGACAACTCAACAAGTCAGCCTACAGTCTCTCCATCACAGTCAACACAAAGTCCACAGATTCTTTTTCCCCAAGCCCGTGTGGTGTCCGTGTCTCCGCAAGATTCAGCCGAGCCCATGTCTTTTCAAGACGAGTCCTCTGTTGTGGGTCACTCGTCTACCGGTATGCCTACAACCCAGCCTGGACTCTTTCAGGACCAGCAACCTATGCAGGTTGTCCCAAGTGCTAGCAGCTGTGCCTCTGTCCCCTCCACAGACCAGGGCACTGTTAATATTTTTTTGCCACAGGCAGCCATTTCTGCACTCCAAAGTGGTGTAGGAAGTCAAGAGTTACCTCAGAATGCTACAGCAACTGCCATTTTTAGTGGGCAGGGTGGAGTGGCAATTGGAGGGTTGCAGAGCTCCACTGCCACATCCAGTCAACAGGCTCCAGAGTCACTTTTTCAGACATCTTTAGGGGGAACCCTCAACCAGCCTGGACAACCAGGACAAACAGGcctatttatttttgaaatccCCACTG AATGCAGTCCGTTATTAACCCCTCCTGGTCCCACGTTGCCGGACCAGCTTGTCACCATGGCGCATCCCAGATCGGATCACAACCAGAACCAGCTTCAGACCAGTGCACAGATACATAGTTTACTAGACCAGTCCAACAACCTCAGCGAGAAGATCGATGAACTACTCGAGCAGTTTGAGGAACAAGGGAAGACGCTTCCCAGGGACTTCTTAGAACAGTAA